A single Anopheles funestus chromosome 2RL, idAnoFuneDA-416_04, whole genome shotgun sequence DNA region contains:
- the LOC125764954 gene encoding hormone-sensitive lipase: MEQQQQQQQQEADCSIPLTSGDAITTEEQQSLMLFDTLIDLCRNNINYFESDETETGLRLHGAFVGLIDHIEMAKPLVRTVQSFMHEYDFDPSVPGNGFRSFLAVVECCVKTALKLARYVMENRSTILFRKALYVKEVEAYNHLMASLCTCLQHAQTLREWTRESGDLFPDESHSVEELFAHGGIINQYCFYGRCLGFQFCDSIKPLLKFISIGMAGFSEGYYSEGGRISKATSLMYTSTKYMLDPELRARRIVNISQNSNVDFCKAFWFLAESEMMHSLPSFVGFKVKVNRVITIPPEPIQLKQSTDGTEQRSGSTAGENPVQEDIFVDIPIPKSHGGAAPIKARLISAVKRKGMIGERSNSQRSTIYPASRGLLFHCHGGGFVAQSSKSHESYLREWAVTLNVPILSIDYSLAPEAPFPRALEEVFYAYCWALRNCELLGTTGERIILAGDSAGANLNLGCAMKAIELGIRRPDGIFIAYCPVLISFVPSPARMLCLMDPLLPFGFMMRCLKAYACPSLEVLEENRKRHEQRQAIVNAGQQMRNNNVPVMVPTGSDRRDEQDKTPDRSDSGDDNSMWEQLNSANTVQLQNQHLSPVSDTASDTLALKSQSLGNTIDIISPDESNTITSLEEDSQPITLQQVNLNTERSNVTVVDDLDMDMPSDISSEQNTNQNVSNFINSYVLDTTTNAAGELEPILRPVSRSQSEENIVLDIGREAISVQNLQERVTTAASNFVSKVSNTLTSITASKPIAASGSQNELQTNLDALIARSPSDEFIFHVPKDSHLSPYWATDEVLSQFPPTKILTVVLDPCLDDCVMFAKRLKSLNRSVSLDILPGLPHGFLNFATISKEAHEGSKQCVQRIAELLEIPTTLDDPGTKQGCC, translated from the exons AtggagcaacagcagcagcagcagcaacaggaaGCGGATTGTTCCATTCCGCTGACTAGTGGAGACGCCATCACAACAGAGGAGCAACAGAGCTTGATGCTGTTCGACACGCTGATCGATCTGTGCCGCAACAACATCAACTACTTCGAGTCGGATGAAACGGAAACCGGTTTACGGTTGCACGGTGCATTCGTGGGATTGATCGATCACATCGAGATGGCCAAACCACTAGTCCGCACGGTGCAGAGTTTCATGCACGAGTATGACTTCGATCCGAGCGTGCCGGGCAACGGGTTTCGCAGCTTCCTGGCCGTCGTCGAGTGTTGTGTGAAAACGGCCCTTAAGCTGGCACGTTACGTGATGGAAAATCGCAGCACGATCCTGTTCCGGAAGGCACTGTACGTGAAGGAAGTCGAAGCGTACAACCATCTGATGGCAAGTCTCTGCACCTGTCTGCAGCACGCCCAAACCTTGCGCGAATGGACGCGCGAATCGGGCGATCTCTTCCCGGATGAATCGCACTCGGTGGAGGAACTGTTTGCCCACGGTGGCATTATCAATCAGTACTGCTTCTACGGGCGCTGCCTTGGGTTTCAGTTTTGCGATTCGATTAAACCCCTGCTGAAGTTCATATCGATCGGGATGGCTGGATTTTCCGAGGGCTACTACTCGGAAGGCGGCCGAATATCGAAGGCTACCAGCTTGATGTACACCAGCACCAAGTACATGCTCGATCCGGAACTGCGCGCCCGTCGAATTGTCAACATTTCGCAAAACTCAAATGTCGACTTCTGTAAagcgttttggtttttggccgAATCGGAGATGATGCACTCGCTGCCATCGTTCGTAGGGTTTAAGGTGAAAGTGAACCGAGTAATAACGATCCCACCGGAACCGATACAGCTGAAACAGAGCACCGATGGGACGGAGCAACGGAGCGGATCTACCGCGGGTGAAAATCCTGTGCAGGAAGACATCTTTGTGGATATCCCGATTCCGAAAAGCCATGGCGGTGCTGCTCCGATCAAGGCACGGCTTATATCGGCCGTCAAGCGAAAGGGCATGATTGGCGAACGGAGCAACTCCCAGCGCAGCACCATCTATCCGGCATCCCGTGGGCTACTGTTCCACTGTCACGGTGGTGGCTTTGTGGCACAGAGCTCTAAATCGCACGAATCGTACCTGCGCGAATGGGCCGTCACGCTGAACGTGCCCATCCTCTCGATCGACTACAGCCTAGCGCCGGAAGCACCGTTCCCGCGCGCACTGGAAGAAGTGTTTTATGCGTACTGCTGGGCATTGCGTAACTGCGAGCTGCTGGGCACGACCGGCGAACGGATCATACTGGCCGGTGATTCGGCCGGCGCTAACCTTAACTTGGGCTGTGCGATGAAAGCGATCGAGCTCGGCATTCGCCGCCCGGATGGGATCTTTATCGCGTACTGTCCGGTACTGATCAGCTTCGTACCCAGCCCGGCACGGATGCTTTGCCTGATGGATCCACTGCTTCCGTTCGGGTTTATGATGCGCTGCCTGAAGGCATACGCCTGTCCGAGCCTGGAAGTGTTGGAAGAAAATCGGAAGCGTCACGAACAGCGGCAAGCGATCGTTAATGCGGGGCAGCAGATGCGCAACAACAATGTGCCTGTGATGGTGCCAACCGGTAGTGACCGAAGGGATGAACAGGATAAAACACCCGATCGGTCCGATTCGGGAGATGATAATTCGATGTGGGAACAGCTAAACAGTGCCAACACTGTACAG CTTCAAAATCAGCATCTCAGCCCGGTAAGCGATACGGCAAGCGATACGCTGGCACTGAAGAGTCAATCCCTCGGCAATACTATCGACATAATCAGTCCGGACGAGAGCAATACCATCACATCGCTGGAGGAAGACTCGCAGCCCATCACACTGCAGCAGGTCAATCTGAACACGGAACGAAGCAATGTGACCGTGGTGGATGATTTGGACATGGATATGCCGAGTGACATAAGCTCGGAACAGAACACAAACCAGAACGTTTCGAATTTTATCAATAG CTACGTCCTCGATACGACCACCAATGCAGCGGGCGAGCTGGAACCGATTCTTCGTCCCGTATCTCGTTCCCAGTCGGAAGAAAACATCGTGCTGGATATAGGTAGAGAAGCGATCAGCGTTCAGAATCTACAGGAACG TGTAACCACGGCAGCAAGTAACTTTGTGAGCAAAGTGTCCAACACGCTGACTAGCATAACGGCCTCGAAGCCTATCGCTGCCAGCGGTTCGCAGAACGAGCTGCAAACGAATCTGGATGCGCTGATTGCTCGCAGCCCGTCCGATGAGTTTATCTTTCACGTGCCGAAAGATTCCCACCTGTCGCCGTACTGGGCTACCGATGAAGTGTTGAGTCAATTTCCACCAACAAAGATTTTA ACCGTCGTTCTGGATCCCTGTCTGGATGACTGTGTGATGTTTGCCAAAAGACTGAAGAGCTTAAACCGGTCCGTTTCGCTAGACATTTTACCTGGGTTGCCACACGGCTTCTTGAATTTCGCCACT ATCTCCAAAGAAGCGCACGAGGGTTCGAAGCAGTGTGTGCAGCGTATTGCCGAGCTGCTGGAAATACCGACCACGCTAGACGATCCGGGCACCAAGCAGGGTTGCTGTTAG